Proteins from one Catenuloplanes atrovinosus genomic window:
- a CDS encoding ABC transporter permease, which yields MIAALRVLLIGGMTSYRALFNWLTPWILIPTFFVTPLVQILLFAYVGRVARVGDDTYYLIGNAVQYAAIPCLFAMGRTISGERRQGTLGILLASPAPRVPLFLGRALPVIVNGAVVCAVALGLGALLLGVRIPLDGLPLLAVAIVVCAFSCTGLGLLTAAVALRVREASVLSNLVFGVLLIFAGVNVPIASLPGWMSAVSGWLPLTHGIDAARRAAAGASAGPVGELLVQEAALGAGYALAGLALLAWLERESRRMATLEVM from the coding sequence ATGATCGCCGCGCTTCGTGTGCTGCTGATCGGCGGCATGACCAGTTATCGGGCGCTGTTCAACTGGCTGACGCCGTGGATCCTGATCCCGACGTTCTTCGTGACCCCGCTCGTGCAGATCCTCCTGTTCGCCTACGTAGGGCGGGTCGCCAGGGTGGGTGACGACACCTACTACCTGATCGGCAACGCCGTCCAGTACGCGGCCATACCCTGCCTGTTCGCCATGGGCCGCACGATCAGCGGTGAACGCCGCCAGGGGACGCTGGGCATCCTGCTCGCCTCACCGGCGCCCAGGGTGCCGCTGTTCCTGGGCCGTGCCCTACCGGTCATCGTCAACGGCGCCGTGGTCTGCGCGGTGGCCCTCGGGCTCGGCGCGCTGTTGCTGGGTGTGCGGATACCACTGGACGGGTTGCCGCTGTTGGCCGTCGCGATCGTGGTGTGCGCGTTCTCCTGCACCGGCCTGGGTCTGCTCACCGCGGCGGTGGCACTGCGGGTGCGGGAGGCCTCGGTCTTGTCCAACCTGGTGTTCGGCGTCCTGCTCATCTTCGCGGGAGTGAACGTCCCGATCGCCTCGCTGCCGGGCTGGATGTCCGCCGTCTCCGGATGGTTGCCACTGACGCACGGCATCGACGCCGCTCGGCGGGCGGCGGCGGGCGCTTCCGCCGGCCCGGTGGGTGAGCTGCTGGTGCAAGAGGCGGCGTTGGGTGCCGGATACGCCCTCGCCGGGTTGGCGCTACTGGCCTGGCTGGAACGGGAGAGCCGGCGGATGGCCACGCTCGAGGTGATGTGA
- a CDS encoding thioesterase II family protein: protein MSETIVHLTGPRDELPQLLCLGQAGSGAAEFRSWSKQAEQLFDVSAVRLPGRETRGREAYLPSLPAVVDEIVEQFLESLGHNRRFALYGQCAGVPPLLEMVRELDRRGAPKPVFLAISGFPWQPSVNEPDFEDLSRAETIEYLLATNLVPAAVLSRPAYYDVFVGPIIADSRIVRGYRPADGARLSVPLIVVGAATDGEDWGAVTAERCVTVPAPPGTLPSREPGTSLLQLFADLLTGGSEIR from the coding sequence ATGTCCGAGACCATCGTGCACCTCACCGGGCCACGTGACGAGCTCCCCCAACTGCTCTGTCTAGGACAGGCCGGGAGCGGCGCAGCGGAGTTCCGTAGCTGGTCCAAGCAGGCCGAGCAGCTGTTCGACGTGTCCGCCGTCCGGCTGCCAGGCCGCGAGACACGCGGCCGCGAGGCCTATCTGCCCTCGTTGCCGGCGGTGGTCGACGAAATAGTGGAACAGTTCCTCGAATCATTAGGCCATAATCGGAGATTCGCACTATACGGTCAATGCGCCGGCGTTCCGCCGCTCCTCGAAATGGTCAGGGAATTGGACCGGCGGGGCGCACCGAAGCCCGTTTTTTTGGCCATCAGTGGTTTTCCGTGGCAGCCGTCGGTGAACGAGCCCGACTTCGAGGATCTGAGCCGGGCGGAGACGATCGAGTATCTGCTCGCCACCAATCTCGTGCCGGCCGCCGTACTGAGCCGGCCGGCGTACTACGACGTCTTCGTCGGACCGATCATCGCGGACAGCCGTATCGTGCGCGGATACCGTCCGGCCGACGGTGCGCGGCTGTCCGTCCCCCTGATCGTGGTCGGCGCGGCCACGGACGGCGAGGACTGGGGCGCGGTGACGGCCGAGCGGTGCGTGACCGTTCCCGCGCCACCCGGCACACTGCCCAGCCGCGAGCCCGGCACCTCCCTCCTCCAGTTGTTCGCGGATCTCCTCACCGGCGGCTCCGAGATCCGCTGA
- a CDS encoding amino acid adenylation domain-containing protein, translated as MGNVPGKPDVSRVYARFVQAAEAGPDRPAVIEASGATTTYGELAAAARQVGASLAAAGFRPGDRAAVVWTVGLPTVAAILGVLDAGGTYVPIDPDAPDGRWDFLLADAAPVAVLTSAPAHSARIRAIRPHAKSVSTVRDLELFTTDAAPADGDVDGCYLIYTSGSTGVPKGVVITHHNLQATLDAGCAVINAGVNDRWSVFHSFSFDFSVWELFGPLVTGGAAVLVPPSARRDPALFKELLDRTAVTVLSQTPGAFRGLVGHYADATAGSLRVVVFGGERLDPAVLAPWFARHGDETPELINMYGITECTIHVTYRRIRVGDAARPVSPIGRPFPHLTVHLLDPDGTAITAPGVVGELYVSGAGVASGYLNRAPETAAAFVPDTFPGGARRMYRTGDLARWDERGELLYEGRRDRQLKIRGHRIEPGEIQAALATLGYSDTLATVGTDEAGHARLVVYVVTEESGVERAILGQLRDTLPGYLVPSRIVLIRGLPLTPNGKIDEAALPEAFPAAAAPAEASPAGDPREALLRDVWTDVLGVDGIEGDDDFFDIGGDSLLAIRVVAAVTTGGYPMTVEDLYRGRTLTAVAAGLVAADPVAGAEAGPAPVTRLPATRTQQGILFEARVHRARALYHDFASLLVEARWDAARLRRALRTTTARQPTLRTAFESTATGMYQTVTPEVDVECTVVDLRTDDPRGADPLRRLWMDAERRRGFVMSRPPLFRAQAVVLSDDVFRLTLSFHHAVLDGWSVGLVAGELVRAYLDDTDPASHAPASPTLMSVYAEAEEAACRSDVTIAYWRDYLTGLTRADFARVPDVGAPGEVVIMPFATGDLAAIRAIARSSRTSVKNVLLTVHLVALAAVCSVGPAVSSAVVTSARPAIPGADTVAGLFLTTLPVTLRVASATWRDALRAVGDREVAHLPHRRFPAAEMARLAPDAVPNTLFNFTDFHHLSPRDGRRLPVLDYVETDLNNFDLSADYSAVGATLQLTARADLSRVPVRTSSAYVTAVRSALDRLTAGGGDLDSTVL; from the coding sequence ATGGGTAACGTTCCCGGAAAGCCGGATGTATCCCGGGTGTACGCCCGGTTCGTTCAGGCCGCCGAGGCGGGCCCGGACAGGCCCGCGGTGATCGAGGCGTCGGGTGCCACGACTACTTATGGTGAGCTCGCCGCGGCGGCACGGCAGGTCGGAGCGAGCCTGGCCGCGGCGGGTTTCCGGCCGGGTGACCGCGCGGCCGTCGTCTGGACCGTGGGGCTGCCGACGGTGGCGGCGATACTCGGCGTCCTCGACGCGGGCGGCACCTACGTCCCGATCGACCCCGACGCTCCGGACGGCCGATGGGACTTCCTGCTCGCCGATGCCGCTCCGGTCGCGGTGCTCACCTCCGCTCCGGCGCACTCGGCCAGGATTCGCGCGATCCGCCCGCACGCGAAATCCGTGTCCACGGTCCGCGATCTGGAGCTGTTCACCACCGACGCCGCTCCGGCCGACGGTGACGTCGACGGCTGCTACCTGATCTACACCTCGGGGTCGACCGGAGTGCCGAAGGGGGTGGTCATCACCCACCACAACCTGCAGGCGACGCTCGACGCCGGATGCGCGGTCATCAACGCCGGTGTGAACGACCGCTGGTCGGTCTTCCACTCCTTCTCCTTCGACTTCTCGGTCTGGGAACTGTTCGGCCCGCTGGTCACGGGCGGCGCCGCGGTGCTCGTCCCGCCGTCGGCTCGGCGTGACCCCGCCCTGTTCAAGGAGCTACTGGATCGGACCGCGGTCACCGTCCTCAGCCAGACGCCCGGTGCCTTCCGTGGTCTGGTCGGTCACTACGCCGACGCCACGGCCGGCTCGCTGCGGGTCGTCGTCTTCGGCGGTGAGCGTCTCGACCCGGCCGTTCTCGCGCCCTGGTTCGCTCGGCACGGCGACGAGACCCCGGAACTGATCAACATGTACGGCATCACCGAATGCACGATCCACGTGACGTACCGCCGGATCCGGGTGGGGGATGCGGCGCGCCCGGTGAGTCCGATCGGGCGTCCGTTCCCGCACCTGACCGTCCACCTGCTCGACCCGGACGGCACGGCGATCACCGCACCCGGCGTGGTCGGTGAACTGTACGTGTCCGGGGCCGGCGTCGCGTCCGGCTACCTCAACCGAGCGCCGGAGACGGCCGCGGCCTTCGTCCCGGACACGTTCCCGGGCGGCGCTCGGCGGATGTACCGCACCGGGGACCTGGCCAGGTGGGACGAGCGCGGCGAGTTGCTCTACGAGGGGCGGCGCGACCGCCAGCTCAAGATCCGCGGTCATCGCATCGAGCCGGGTGAGATCCAGGCCGCGCTGGCCACGCTCGGATACAGCGACACACTGGCGACGGTGGGCACGGACGAGGCCGGCCACGCCCGGCTCGTCGTGTACGTGGTCACCGAGGAGAGCGGCGTCGAACGTGCCATCCTCGGCCAGCTGCGGGACACGCTGCCGGGCTACCTGGTGCCGAGCCGCATCGTGTTGATCCGTGGCCTGCCGCTGACCCCGAACGGCAAGATCGACGAGGCTGCGTTGCCCGAGGCGTTCCCCGCGGCCGCTGCACCGGCCGAGGCGAGCCCGGCCGGCGACCCGCGGGAGGCCCTCCTGCGCGACGTGTGGACGGACGTCCTCGGCGTGGACGGCATCGAGGGCGACGACGACTTCTTCGACATCGGCGGTGACAGCCTGCTGGCGATCCGCGTCGTGGCGGCGGTGACGACCGGTGGATACCCGATGACCGTGGAGGATCTCTACCGGGGCCGGACGTTGACGGCGGTTGCCGCCGGCCTCGTCGCGGCCGATCCGGTCGCCGGCGCGGAGGCGGGCCCCGCCCCGGTGACCCGGCTACCGGCGACCCGGACCCAACAGGGCATCCTCTTCGAGGCCAGAGTGCATCGCGCTCGCGCGCTCTACCATGACTTCGCGAGCCTGCTGGTGGAGGCGCGGTGGGACGCGGCCCGGCTGCGCCGGGCCCTGCGCACGACCACAGCGCGGCAGCCCACGTTGCGTACGGCGTTCGAGTCCACCGCGACGGGCATGTACCAGACGGTGACGCCAGAGGTGGACGTCGAGTGCACCGTTGTCGACCTGCGGACGGACGATCCCCGAGGCGCCGACCCGCTGCGCCGGCTCTGGATGGACGCGGAGCGGCGGCGGGGTTTCGTCATGAGCCGGCCGCCGTTGTTCCGGGCACAGGCCGTCGTGCTCAGTGATGACGTCTTCCGGCTGACGCTCAGCTTTCACCATGCCGTCCTCGACGGATGGAGCGTCGGCCTGGTGGCCGGCGAGCTGGTGCGGGCGTATCTGGACGACACGGACCCCGCCTCGCACGCCCCCGCCTCACCGACCCTGATGAGCGTCTACGCCGAGGCCGAGGAAGCGGCCTGCCGATCGGACGTGACGATCGCATACTGGCGGGATTACCTGACGGGCCTGACACGCGCCGACTTCGCCCGCGTGCCCGACGTCGGCGCACCGGGCGAGGTCGTCATCATGCCGTTCGCCACCGGTGACCTCGCCGCGATTCGGGCAATCGCCCGGAGCAGCCGCACGTCGGTCAAGAACGTACTGCTGACCGTTCATCTGGTGGCCCTCGCCGCGGTCTGCTCCGTAGGGCCCGCGGTGAGTTCGGCCGTGGTCACCAGCGCCCGGCCCGCGATACCGGGCGCGGACACGGTCGCGGGCCTCTTCCTCACCACCCTGCCGGTTACGCTGCGCGTGGCGTCCGCGACGTGGCGGGACGCGTTGCGGGCGGTCGGCGACCGGGAGGTCGCGCACCTGCCGCATCGCCGGTTCCCCGCGGCCGAGATGGCGCGGCTGGCGCCGGACGCCGTACCCAACACGTTGTTCAACTTCACCGACTTCCACCACCTGAGCCCGCGGGACGGGCGGCGGCTGCCCGTCCTTGACTACGTGGAGACCGATCTGAACAACTTCGACCTGTCCGCCGACTACAGCGCCGTCGGGGCGACACTGCAGCTCACGGCGCGGGCGGATCTGTCCCGCGTGCCGGTGCGCACCTCCTCGGCATACGTGACGGCGGTCCGTTCCGCGCTGGACCGGCTGACCGCCGGCGGCGGCGATCTCGACAGCACCGTTCTGTGA
- a CDS encoding acyl carrier protein: MNHKEIVHSTVARTLGVPAVDGSASFFDLGGDSLSALRVITLLEQQLGHTLDIVDLLTAPTLDDYAADLPAAAGHA; encoded by the coding sequence GTGAATCACAAGGAAATCGTGCACTCGACCGTCGCCCGTACCCTCGGCGTTCCGGCGGTGGACGGCAGCGCGAGCTTCTTCGATTTGGGCGGCGACTCGCTCAGCGCGCTGCGGGTCATCACCCTGCTCGAGCAGCAGCTCGGCCACACGCTCGACATCGTCGACCTGCTGACCGCTCCCACGCTGGACGACTACGCCGCCGACCTTCCCGCGGCGGCCGGCCATGCCTGA
- a CDS encoding amino acid adenylation domain-containing protein: MPDTVWEAFRAHGRSRPDRCAVRTDGSMISYRELARRVESLIAGLPAVPAGGAVGVLTDDPFVALQAFLAASAIGCVFVPLGTDHPEARRQQILDDVDAHVVLTGDHDGKVVVRDIRSAARPAGRFDNVAYVYFTSGSTGRPKGVMISVAALSERLAGLARWPGLNEDDAILALTHPTFDIFIAETLLPLTVGAGIVTSRWRSRSDIRGIADVVARARPTVVQATPSWWRLALGAGLQPRGERIWCGGEAMSPALARRLLAGSPRVFNVYGPTEATIWCSAAEITDPDTIRLGRPVPGVRLEVDGEDGEGELVIHGSGLADGYVDRPEETARAFRTDDTGRVVAYRSGDRVLRLGDGSLEFRGRLDRQVKVRGNRLELGEVESFLEGHPQVIECAVEVAADESGESLSLVAFIVARGEVSAVELRRWLRERLPDGHVPAHIRFTGAMPRTTAGKLDRIALGAQANQFIS, encoded by the coding sequence ATGCCTGACACCGTCTGGGAGGCGTTCCGCGCGCACGGCCGGAGCCGGCCCGACCGGTGCGCGGTCCGCACGGACGGCTCCATGATCTCCTACCGGGAGCTGGCACGGCGCGTCGAGTCGCTGATCGCCGGCCTGCCGGCCGTACCCGCCGGCGGAGCGGTCGGCGTGCTCACCGACGATCCCTTCGTCGCGCTGCAGGCGTTCCTCGCCGCCAGCGCGATCGGATGCGTCTTCGTCCCGCTGGGCACCGATCATCCGGAAGCGCGCCGGCAGCAGATCCTCGACGACGTGGACGCGCACGTCGTCCTCACCGGTGACCATGACGGCAAGGTCGTGGTACGCGACATCCGGTCCGCCGCGCGGCCCGCCGGTCGCTTCGACAACGTCGCCTACGTGTACTTCACGTCGGGCTCGACCGGGCGCCCGAAGGGAGTCATGATCTCCGTCGCCGCGCTGAGCGAGCGCCTCGCCGGCCTGGCGCGGTGGCCCGGGCTGAACGAGGACGACGCCATCCTCGCGCTGACCCATCCGACCTTCGACATCTTCATCGCGGAGACCCTGCTCCCGCTGACCGTGGGGGCCGGCATCGTGACCTCGAGGTGGCGATCGCGCTCGGACATCCGAGGGATCGCCGACGTGGTCGCACGTGCCCGGCCCACCGTCGTCCAGGCCACCCCGAGCTGGTGGCGGCTCGCGCTCGGAGCCGGCCTGCAACCGCGCGGGGAGCGGATCTGGTGCGGCGGGGAGGCGATGTCCCCGGCGCTCGCCCGGCGGCTGCTCGCCGGTTCGCCGCGGGTCTTCAACGTGTACGGCCCGACCGAGGCGACGATCTGGTGCTCCGCGGCGGAGATCACCGATCCGGACACCATCAGACTCGGCCGGCCCGTTCCCGGCGTACGGCTGGAGGTGGACGGCGAGGACGGCGAGGGTGAACTCGTCATCCACGGCTCGGGCCTGGCCGACGGGTACGTCGACCGGCCCGAGGAGACGGCACGGGCCTTCCGCACCGACGATACCGGCCGGGTCGTCGCATACCGCTCGGGCGACCGCGTGCTTCGCCTCGGCGACGGTTCACTGGAGTTCCGCGGCCGGCTCGACCGGCAGGTCAAGGTGCGCGGTAACCGCCTGGAACTCGGGGAGGTGGAGAGCTTCCTGGAAGGGCATCCGCAGGTGATCGAATGCGCCGTGGAGGTGGCGGCCGACGAGTCCGGGGAGTCGCTCTCGCTGGTCGCCTTCATCGTCGCGCGAGGGGAGGTCAGCGCCGTGGAACTGCGTCGGTGGCTACGGGAGCGGCTGCCGGACGGACACGTGCCCGCGCACATCCGGTTCACCGGTGCCATGCCGCGCACCACCGCGGGAAAGCTCGACCGGATCGCGCTGGGCGCTCAGGCGAACCAGTTCATCTCCTGA
- a CDS encoding DUF2332 domain-containing protein, whose product MPVAALYSDFATREAHPGSPTYERLSLAISRDTELLALLERVPSPKRQPNLLLAVVRLLGGPVDDPEAFRAFTVAHWPAVEAELRSRATQTNEAGRCALLLPVLASLPQPLALLEVGAAAGLGLYPDRYAYRYGDHPVGDGHPVLDCALTGTAPPDRLPEVVWRAGLDLNPLDVTDESDVAWLDALIWPEQRNRRQRLKSAAAIVAADPPLLVRGDLVDDLRDLAARAPSDATLVVFHTSVLYQVPVERRNRFLAMVGELPGHWISVEAPDVVPFPELPPPPGDTLYNVLSLDGRPLAWTLGHGQEMNWFA is encoded by the coding sequence GTGCCGGTTGCCGCCCTGTATTCCGATTTCGCCACCCGGGAAGCTCACCCCGGATCGCCGACGTACGAGCGACTGTCGCTCGCCATCTCGCGAGACACCGAGCTGCTCGCCCTGCTCGAGCGGGTGCCCTCGCCGAAACGGCAGCCGAACCTGCTGCTGGCGGTGGTGCGGCTGCTCGGCGGGCCGGTCGACGATCCGGAGGCGTTCCGCGCGTTCACGGTCGCGCACTGGCCGGCGGTGGAGGCCGAGTTGCGCAGCCGGGCCACGCAGACCAACGAGGCCGGCCGCTGCGCGCTGCTGCTGCCGGTGCTGGCCTCGCTGCCGCAGCCGCTGGCCCTGCTGGAGGTCGGCGCGGCCGCCGGGCTCGGGCTGTACCCGGACAGGTACGCGTACCGCTACGGCGACCACCCGGTCGGCGACGGTCACCCGGTGCTCGATTGCGCGCTCACCGGCACCGCCCCGCCCGATCGGCTGCCGGAGGTCGTCTGGCGTGCCGGCCTCGACCTGAACCCGCTCGACGTGACCGACGAGTCCGACGTCGCCTGGCTGGACGCGTTGATCTGGCCGGAACAACGCAATCGCCGGCAGCGGCTGAAATCCGCGGCCGCGATCGTCGCCGCGGATCCGCCGTTGCTGGTCCGCGGCGACCTGGTGGACGATCTGCGCGACCTGGCCGCCCGGGCGCCGTCGGACGCGACACTGGTCGTCTTCCACACCTCGGTGCTCTACCAGGTGCCGGTCGAGCGGCGGAACCGGTTCCTGGCCATGGTGGGCGAGTTGCCCGGTCACTGGATCTCGGTGGAGGCCCCGGACGTGGTCCCCTTCCCCGAGCTCCCGCCGCCGCCGGGCGACACGCTCTACAACGTCCTGTCGCTGGACGGCCGCCCGCTCGCCTGGACGCTCGGCCATGGTCAGGAGATGAACTGGTTCGCCTGA